A stretch of the Bacillus licheniformis DSM 13 = ATCC 14580 genome encodes the following:
- the yhfH gene encoding protein YhfH gives MSLKSPMEFFRTLPKKTCPECGEKMEEQAESYFMECERCLAKKGE, from the coding sequence ATGAGCTTGAAAAGTCCGATGGAATTTTTCAGAACGCTTCCGAAAAAAACGTGCCCTGAATGCGGCGAAAAGATGGAGGAGCAGGCTGAATCTTACTTCATGGAATGCGAGCGCTGTCTTGCCAAAAAAGGCGAGTAG